AAGCTTGAAAACTTATCACAAAATGCTGTTCTCAAGGGATTTGCAAGACTGATGGTGGACTTTCCGGGTCCGGTTCGATCAGTGACGGTTGATCACGGTAAAGAGTTTTCCTGCGATCAGGCGCTTACAAAGCGCTATCGGATACCGGTTTACTTTTGCCACGCCTATCACCCGAATGAACGGGGCACAAATGAACGGTTCAATCGAGAACTTCGCTACTATTTCCCGAAGGGAACACAGTTTGATCAGGTTTCAGAGACCGATATTCAACAAGCCACAGCGCTTATCAATAACAAACCTAGAAAATGTCTCCGTTGGCAAACCCCAGTTCAAGCAGTGAGCAAGCCTCTTTCTAGGTGGTAACTTTATTATTGCAATCTAGGGTTTTTACTTATCTAAACCACATAACAGGCAATCAAACGCAAACACCAAATAACCAAATCATCGTAAGATCCTTGTTCGACCATCACCAGCTGATGGTTAGTCTGTTTATCATTAGCATGGTGATCGTAACGCCAATCGTCGAAGAGTTGGTTTTTCGAGGAATGGTGTTTAGCCTATTTTTCAATTCAAATCAAGCTTGGATTAAAATCATGCTAAGTGCCCTTTTGTTCTCATCCGGGCATGAAAGCAACACAATTTTTGGATTCTTGATGTACGCCTTCACAGGAATCGTACTTGGATTTGTCTATTGGAAAAGTGGTAAGTTGCAAAACTCGATTGCGCTGCATGCCGTCATAAATATGGTTGCAGTGCTAGCCATATTTTTCCTTTAAGAGACACTTAAGAGACACTAAAACTAGGCTGAACTTCAAACTGGCCTTTAAATCCTTGCATTGAGTCTGTTAAACAATTTTGTTAATTGTGAC
Above is a window of Lacticaseibacillus casei DSM 20011 = JCM 1134 = ATCC 393 DNA encoding:
- a CDS encoding CPBP family intramembrane glutamic endopeptidase produces the protein MVSLFIISMVIVTPIVEELVFRGMVFSLFFNSNQAWIKIMLSALLFSSGHESNTIFGFLMYAFTGIVLGFVYWKSGKLQNSIALHAVINMVAVLAIFFL